A window of Scophthalmus maximus strain ysfricsl-2021 chromosome 10, ASM2237912v1, whole genome shotgun sequence contains these coding sequences:
- the tarbp1 gene encoding probable methyltransferase TARBP1 isoform X2, translated as MNSVLIDAILRSSPDIERLLESLSWPSGSWPETERVEALAAFVEGLGPPLADPDATPLSAAKRASVRVQLESLVWTRCLPLLAAISAEPGEAARRRALTAAACRLVSACVPLCGEDVPGRVARSVLPSLSLHGGEEEEGEEPPGPGRLGVEVASELVAALAPSLAADEHLTLAIISAALSCVRARPDALVSGATVRLLLTLLNCCGGGGARLNNALTLVLGDLCSWHRADRSPVVTERALLCLTAISDHLLNPHSLPCSSSSSSAACEPHPRLSLQFWRMLQDGLTHRDGVSRKRALYLLKRGVALSEGQQVDCPLSPSREGGETLFRWAPNRSKLLREFWEDYALVMETLEENQVHVVRPVLNRIDTLIQTTVNDGQGRGLFHPSWLLCVYQRMFHSENKSLMREGVCHLLELQVLQQPPFALAFSQFIVGPFMDVLSESSLFHRSVGQSVGDCPELGAKLQVFMATFFSSLPSEHRGCVLLQLIQQLGSKHWCAVPLLFLSQALAKLPPSPLLGVDGLAALREVLCCTMITHQVSLRGAAQCFLLNSALCLTDVSAASLDDIFSFLMYFRADESLCRGTHIWNQVCAWLSDNEGSFKPRIVDGGDSAGSATKKETVRGYVQEEMHAYLRVPASTGQTERLPDPKEADKLARAILLCVDMEKSRPGTEIGNTLESLLSPLLDTLSRVSTNIYLPLRKSDKSLQLVLRLLQLGRTPRSVGGEQGETAIVSMEKLVFKLVDPIQDFISRRLCGELQELFDVERAELYLSVLTQLVDMCSSAPQHHLKVGQNYIPKLIKHSLWVLQEPSQQIPSVAHQVARAVAMASLATVCGLVEQEVIGTRSEAISALEALNDYFYSSQPCQSSLGNFNKRLLKPQTGDSLCDLGVPGSLLQDWGRIAASFMRDQWICLSFLIKAVGIPESSRSPDTLKAALSCSVEALALLPSDLVLPALAYMETVLPQLLIHEEALCVEAVTLSWELVQGLSNNAHDFWPALKGFVSMAFHHKVLELSHSRALTLVATLKQIATELIELSQSKSGVFGVLLQHCCQTWLPADRGGGSSDGADTAFSSVFSHINMLTEACVYGPVFRRDQRLIQDIQTYVEQLGEECAGDVIVTSDNRDDQFPRTCVLAFLSRLESSNLQHETLMEDLVMALLKKDNDISKSKVRYYSNSLQHRVKNRVWQTLLLLLPKLREEFVATLLNRVFEAGFCSNQASVKYLIEWMMILILVRHPKHMDSFWGCFSMDHEKTKTSVCTFLSVLVHFNIILPQLKEKAAQLRKALDIILQWCFNHNFSVRLYALLALKRVWSLAEARAEEGAGGLGGLSTVIKACLNQAEAMQSTGNAKKNWIRIQEHFFFGAFHPIRDHSVETIFHTFPSLSELADDEWIPPWKFEKLACSSESPSLPLTNPTPDLSQLQPGDWIQQDKSEQDKEERWAEVQKKITPWRLGIQEQEPELQLIPQQRAARLGKLHGALLVVASLIDKPTNLGGLCRTCEIFGASALVLDTLRHVGDKLFQSLSVSSELWLPLLEVKPLELSDFLQVKKSEGYCIVGVEQTANSQSLQDYKFPEKTLLLLGNEREGIPANLLQMLDVCVEIPQQGVIRSLNVHVSAALLIWEYTRQHLASGSAEVDAKRS; from the exons ATGAATTCAGTTTTAATCGACGCGATTCTGCGCAGCTCTCCGGACATCGAGCGTCTCCTCGAGTCTCTGTCCTGGCCGAGTGGGTCGTGGCCGGAGACGGAGCGGGTCGAGGCGCTCGCGGCGTTCGTCGAAGGGCTCGGACCCCCGCTGGCAGACCCCGACGCGACTCCGCTCTCGGCTGCGAAGAGGGCGAGTGTTCGCGTCCAGCTCGAGTCGCTCGTCTGGACGCGGTGTCTGCCGCTGCTCGCCGCAATATCGGCCGAGCCCGGCGAAGCCGCGCGGCGCAGGGCGCTCACCGCCGCCGCCTGCCGCCTGGTGAGCGCCTGCGTCCCGCTGTGCGGCGAGGATGTGCCGGGGCGCGTGGCTCGGTCCGTCCTGCCGTCTCTGAGTCTGcacgggggggaggaggaggagggggaggagccgcCCGGCCCGGGACGTCTCGGCGTGGAGGTTGCGAGCGAACTAGTGGCCGCTCTCGCACCGTCTCTGGCCGCGGATGAACATCTCACCCTCGCCATCATCTCCGCCGCGCTGTCGTGCGTCAGAGCACGGCCCGATGCGCTGGTCTCCGGGGCCACAGTCCGGCTCCTCTTGACGCTCCTGAactgctgcggcggcggcggcgcgcggTTGAACAACGCGCTCACGTTGGTCCTGGGCGACCTGTGCAGCTGGCACCGCGCTGACCGCTCCCCTGTGGTCACAGAGCGGGCTCTGCTGTGTCTCACCGCCATTTCAGACCACCTGCTGAACCCTCACAGCCTGccctgctcatcctcctcctcctc cgcCGCCTGTGAGCCACACCCTCGCCTGTCCCTCCAGTTCTGGAGGATGCTTCAGGATGGACTGACGCACCGAGACGGCGTGTCACGTAAGAGGGCGTTGTACCTGCTCAAAAGGGGCGTGGCCCTGTCCGAGGGGCAGCAGGTGGACtgtcccctctctccatcccgcGAAG GTGGTGAGACCTTGTTCAGGTGGGCCCCCAACAGGAGCAAGCTACTCAGAGAGTTCTGGGAGGATTACGCGCTGGTGATGGAGACACTGGAGGAAAACCAG GTTCATGTCGTCCGGCCAGTTCTAAACAGAATAGACACGTTGATCCAAACAACAGTGAATGATGGTCAAG GTCGAGGCCTCTTCCATCCCTcctggctgctgtgtgtgtaccAGCGCATGTTCCACAGTGAGAATAAATCCctgatgagagagggagtgtgtcaCCTGCTCGAGCTGCAGGTCCTCCAGCAGCCGCCCTTCGCTCTGGCCTTTTCTCAG TTTATTGTTGGCCCTTTTATGGATGTTCTGTCTGAATCTTCACTCTTCCATAG GTCAGTTGGTCAGAGTGTAGGAGATTGTCCTGAGCTTGGAGCGAAACTCCAAGTCTTCATGGCCACCTTCTTCAGTAGCCTCCCATCAGAGCACAGAG GTtgtgtgttgctgcagctgATTCAGCAGCTGGGCTCGAAGCATTGGTGCGCCgtgcccctcctcttcctctcccaggcTCTAGCCAAACTTCCCCCAAGTCCACTGCTGGGGGTCGACGGACTCGCTGCCCTGAG GGAGGTGCTGTGCTGCACCATGATCACACATCAGGTTTCGTTACGAGGAGCTGCCCAGTGCTTCCTGTTGAACAGCGCCCTCTGTCTCACAGATGTG agcgCCGCAAGCCTAGATGACATCTTTAGTTTCCTGATGTATTTCCGTGCCGACGAGTCACTGTGCAGAGGGACGCACATCTGGAATCAG GTATGTGCCTGGCTATCGGACAACGAAGGCAGTTTCAAGCCCAGGATCGTGGACGGCGGTGATTCCGCTGGTTCTGccacaaagaaagaaactgtaAGAGGTTATGTTCAAGAGGAGATGCACGCCTATCTCCGAGTTCCAGCTAGCACAG GTCAGACTGAGAGGTTGCCTGACCCTAAAGAGGCCGATAAGTTGGCCAGGGCTATTCTGTTGTGTGTGGACATGGAGAAGAGTCGGCCTGGCACAGAGATCGGCAACACTCTGGAGTCATTactctctccactgctggaCACCCTGAGCAGAGTCAGCACCAACATCTACCTGCCTCTGCGCAAGAGTGACAAGAGCCTGCAGCTTGTGCTCCGACTGCTCCAGCTCGGACGGACGCCAAGAAGTGTCGGAGGGGAGCAAG GCGAGACCGCAATCGTTTCCATGGAGAAGCTAGTTTTTAAACTTGTCGACCCAATCCAGGACTTTATCTCGAGGCGGCTGTGTGGAGAGCTGCAGGAG CTATTTGACGTGGAGCGGGCCGAGCTGTATCTGAGTGTCCTGACGCAGCTGGTGGACATGTGCAGTTCTGCACCGCAGCACCATCTCAAAGTTGGGCAGAATTATATTCCTAAACTCATTAAGCACAGCCTCTGGGTCCTGCAGGAACCAAGCCAGCAG ATCCCTTCCGTGGCACACCAGGTTGCAAGAGCGGTTGCTATGGCGTCCCTGGCCACGGTTTGTGGTCTcgtggagcaggaagtgattgGCACGAGATCAGAGGCCATTTCTGCTCTGGAAGCCCTGAATGACTACTTCTACAGTTCACAGCCGTGTCAGTCATCACTGGGGAACTTCAACAAACGCCTGCTgaaaccacagacaggagactCTTTATG TGATCTGGGAGTGCCGGGTTCTCTGCTGCAGGACTGGGGACGTATCGCTGCCAGCTTTATGCGGGACCAGTGGATTTGTCTGAGCTTCCTGATTAAGGCGGTTGGGATTCCTGAGAGTTCCAGATCGCCGGACACTCTCAAAGCTGCGCTGAGCTGCAGTGTGGAGGCCCTGGCACTGCTACCCAGTGACCTGGTGCTGCCTGCGCTCGCCTATATGGAGACGGTGCTGCCACAA TTACTAATCCACGAGGAGGCGCTGTGTGTGGAGGCTGTGACTCTGAGCTGGGAGCTGGTGCAGGGACTGAGCAATAATGCCCACGACTTCTGGCCAGCCCTGAAAGGCTTTGTCTCCATGGCTTTCCACCATAAGGTGCTCGAGCTGTCCCACAGTCGCGCTCTGACACTTGTGGCCACCTTGAAACAG ATCGCCACCGAGCTCATCGAGCTGTCTCAGTCGAAAAGTGGAGTATTCGGAGTGCTGCTTCAACACTGTTGTCAGACGTGGTTGCCCGCAGACcgaggcggcggcagcagcgatGGAGCCGACACCGCATTTTCTAGTGTTTTCAGCCACATCAACATGCTCACTGAGGCCTGTGTCTATGGACCAGTGTTCAGAAGAGACCAACG GCTCATCCAGGACATTCAAACCTACGTGGAGCAGCTTGGCGAAGAGTGTGCTGGTGATGTCATAGTTACAAG tgATAACAGGGACGATCAGTTCCCCCGCACATGTGTGTTGGCTTTCCTCAGCCGCCTGGAGTCTTCTAATCTACAGCATGAAACACTGATGGAGGATCTAGTTATGGCTTTGTTGAAAAAG GATAATGACATATCAAAGTCAAAGGTGCGTTACTATAGCAACTCCCTGCAACATCGTGTCAAAAACAGAGTCTGgcaaacactgctgctgttgctgcccAAACTCAGAGAG gagtttGTCGCCACACTGCTGAACCGTGTGTTTGAAGCTGGATTCTGCAGCAATCAGGCTTCGGTCAAGTACCTGATCGAATGGATGATGATTCTGATCCTCGTTCGCCATCCAAAACACATGGACAGCTTCTGGGGCTGCTTCAGCATG GATCATGAAAAGACCAAGACGAGCGTCTGCACCTTCCTGTCAGTCCTCGTACATTTCAACATCATCCTTCCTCAACTCAAGGAGAAG gCAGCACAATTGCGTAAAGCGTTGGACATCATCCTGCAGTGGTGTTTCAACCACAACTTCAGCGTGCGCCTGTACGCCCTCCTGGCCCTGAAGAGGGTGTGGAGCTTGGCAGAGGCCCGGGCAGAGGAAGGGGCCGGTGGTTTGGGAGGGTTGTCCACCGTCATCAAGGCCTGTTTGAACCAGGCCGAGGCCATGCAAAGCACTGG AAACGCCAAGAAAAACTGGATAAGGATTCAGGAGCACTTCTTCTTTGGTGCGTTTCACCCTATCAGAGATCACAGTGTAGAG ACCATATTCCACACCTTTCCTAGTCTGTCAGAGTTGGCTGATGATGAGTGGATTCCACCATGGAAGTTTGAGAAGCTGGCGTGTTCCTCCGAAAGTCCATCTCTTCCCTTGACAAATCCTACTCCTGACCTGAGCCAGCTTCAGCCCGGAGACTGGATCCAGCAAGACAAAA GTGAGCAGGACAAGGAGGAGCGCTGGGCCGAGGTGCAGAAGAAGATCACTCCCTGGAGGTTGGGGATCCAGGAGCAGGAGCCCGAACTTCAGCTGATTCCACAGCAGAGGGCCGCTCGACTGGGCAAACTGCACGGCGCCCTGCTGGTGGTTGCCTCTCTCATAGACAAACCCACTAATTTAGGAG GTCTGTGCAGGACGTGTGAGATATTTGGTGCCAGTGCTCTGGTTCTGGATACCCTCCGCCACGTCGGTGACAAACTCTTCCAGTCCCTGAGCGTCTCGTCTGAGCTCTGGCTTCCTCTGTTGGAG GTGAAGCCGTTGGAGCTCAGTGACTTCCTGCAGGTGAAGAAGAGTGAAGGTTACTGTATTGTCGGAGTGGAGCAGACAGCCAACAGTCAGAGTCTCCAGGACTACAAGTTCCCTGAGAAGACCCTTTTACTTCTGGG CAATGAACGGGAAGGTATTCCTGCCAACCTGCTCCAGATGTTGGATGTTTGTGTGGAGATCCCTCAACAAGGGGTCATCCGCTCCCTCAACGTGCATGTGAGCGCCGCCCTGCTGATTTGGGAATACACGCGGCAGCATCTCGCCTCCGGTTCAGCTGAAGTGGACGCGAAGcgcagctga
- the tarbp1 gene encoding probable methyltransferase TARBP1 isoform X1, which translates to MNSVLIDAILRSSPDIERLLESLSWPSGSWPETERVEALAAFVEGLGPPLADPDATPLSAAKRASVRVQLESLVWTRCLPLLAAISAEPGEAARRRALTAAACRLVSACVPLCGEDVPGRVARSVLPSLSLHGGEEEEGEEPPGPGRLGVEVASELVAALAPSLAADEHLTLAIISAALSCVRARPDALVSGATVRLLLTLLNCCGGGGARLNNALTLVLGDLCSWHRADRSPVVTERALLCLTAISDHLLNPHSLPCSSSSSSSSSSSSSSSSAACEPHPRLSLQFWRMLQDGLTHRDGVSRKRALYLLKRGVALSEGQQVDCPLSPSREGGETLFRWAPNRSKLLREFWEDYALVMETLEENQVHVVRPVLNRIDTLIQTTVNDGQGRGLFHPSWLLCVYQRMFHSENKSLMREGVCHLLELQVLQQPPFALAFSQFIVGPFMDVLSESSLFHRSVGQSVGDCPELGAKLQVFMATFFSSLPSEHRGCVLLQLIQQLGSKHWCAVPLLFLSQALAKLPPSPLLGVDGLAALREVLCCTMITHQVSLRGAAQCFLLNSALCLTDVSAASLDDIFSFLMYFRADESLCRGTHIWNQVCAWLSDNEGSFKPRIVDGGDSAGSATKKETVRGYVQEEMHAYLRVPASTGQTERLPDPKEADKLARAILLCVDMEKSRPGTEIGNTLESLLSPLLDTLSRVSTNIYLPLRKSDKSLQLVLRLLQLGRTPRSVGGEQGETAIVSMEKLVFKLVDPIQDFISRRLCGELQELFDVERAELYLSVLTQLVDMCSSAPQHHLKVGQNYIPKLIKHSLWVLQEPSQQIPSVAHQVARAVAMASLATVCGLVEQEVIGTRSEAISALEALNDYFYSSQPCQSSLGNFNKRLLKPQTGDSLCDLGVPGSLLQDWGRIAASFMRDQWICLSFLIKAVGIPESSRSPDTLKAALSCSVEALALLPSDLVLPALAYMETVLPQLLIHEEALCVEAVTLSWELVQGLSNNAHDFWPALKGFVSMAFHHKVLELSHSRALTLVATLKQIATELIELSQSKSGVFGVLLQHCCQTWLPADRGGGSSDGADTAFSSVFSHINMLTEACVYGPVFRRDQRLIQDIQTYVEQLGEECAGDVIVTSDNRDDQFPRTCVLAFLSRLESSNLQHETLMEDLVMALLKKDNDISKSKVRYYSNSLQHRVKNRVWQTLLLLLPKLREEFVATLLNRVFEAGFCSNQASVKYLIEWMMILILVRHPKHMDSFWGCFSMDHEKTKTSVCTFLSVLVHFNIILPQLKEKAAQLRKALDIILQWCFNHNFSVRLYALLALKRVWSLAEARAEEGAGGLGGLSTVIKACLNQAEAMQSTGNAKKNWIRIQEHFFFGAFHPIRDHSVETIFHTFPSLSELADDEWIPPWKFEKLACSSESPSLPLTNPTPDLSQLQPGDWIQQDKSEQDKEERWAEVQKKITPWRLGIQEQEPELQLIPQQRAARLGKLHGALLVVASLIDKPTNLGGLCRTCEIFGASALVLDTLRHVGDKLFQSLSVSSELWLPLLEVKPLELSDFLQVKKSEGYCIVGVEQTANSQSLQDYKFPEKTLLLLGNEREGIPANLLQMLDVCVEIPQQGVIRSLNVHVSAALLIWEYTRQHLASGSAEVDAKRS; encoded by the exons ATGAATTCAGTTTTAATCGACGCGATTCTGCGCAGCTCTCCGGACATCGAGCGTCTCCTCGAGTCTCTGTCCTGGCCGAGTGGGTCGTGGCCGGAGACGGAGCGGGTCGAGGCGCTCGCGGCGTTCGTCGAAGGGCTCGGACCCCCGCTGGCAGACCCCGACGCGACTCCGCTCTCGGCTGCGAAGAGGGCGAGTGTTCGCGTCCAGCTCGAGTCGCTCGTCTGGACGCGGTGTCTGCCGCTGCTCGCCGCAATATCGGCCGAGCCCGGCGAAGCCGCGCGGCGCAGGGCGCTCACCGCCGCCGCCTGCCGCCTGGTGAGCGCCTGCGTCCCGCTGTGCGGCGAGGATGTGCCGGGGCGCGTGGCTCGGTCCGTCCTGCCGTCTCTGAGTCTGcacgggggggaggaggaggagggggaggagccgcCCGGCCCGGGACGTCTCGGCGTGGAGGTTGCGAGCGAACTAGTGGCCGCTCTCGCACCGTCTCTGGCCGCGGATGAACATCTCACCCTCGCCATCATCTCCGCCGCGCTGTCGTGCGTCAGAGCACGGCCCGATGCGCTGGTCTCCGGGGCCACAGTCCGGCTCCTCTTGACGCTCCTGAactgctgcggcggcggcggcgcgcggTTGAACAACGCGCTCACGTTGGTCCTGGGCGACCTGTGCAGCTGGCACCGCGCTGACCGCTCCCCTGTGGTCACAGAGCGGGCTCTGCTGTGTCTCACCGCCATTTCAGACCACCTGCTGAACCCTCACAGCCTGccctgctcatcctcctcctcctcctcatcatcatcatcatcatcatcatcctccgcCGCCTGTGAGCCACACCCTCGCCTGTCCCTCCAGTTCTGGAGGATGCTTCAGGATGGACTGACGCACCGAGACGGCGTGTCACGTAAGAGGGCGTTGTACCTGCTCAAAAGGGGCGTGGCCCTGTCCGAGGGGCAGCAGGTGGACtgtcccctctctccatcccgcGAAG GTGGTGAGACCTTGTTCAGGTGGGCCCCCAACAGGAGCAAGCTACTCAGAGAGTTCTGGGAGGATTACGCGCTGGTGATGGAGACACTGGAGGAAAACCAG GTTCATGTCGTCCGGCCAGTTCTAAACAGAATAGACACGTTGATCCAAACAACAGTGAATGATGGTCAAG GTCGAGGCCTCTTCCATCCCTcctggctgctgtgtgtgtaccAGCGCATGTTCCACAGTGAGAATAAATCCctgatgagagagggagtgtgtcaCCTGCTCGAGCTGCAGGTCCTCCAGCAGCCGCCCTTCGCTCTGGCCTTTTCTCAG TTTATTGTTGGCCCTTTTATGGATGTTCTGTCTGAATCTTCACTCTTCCATAG GTCAGTTGGTCAGAGTGTAGGAGATTGTCCTGAGCTTGGAGCGAAACTCCAAGTCTTCATGGCCACCTTCTTCAGTAGCCTCCCATCAGAGCACAGAG GTtgtgtgttgctgcagctgATTCAGCAGCTGGGCTCGAAGCATTGGTGCGCCgtgcccctcctcttcctctcccaggcTCTAGCCAAACTTCCCCCAAGTCCACTGCTGGGGGTCGACGGACTCGCTGCCCTGAG GGAGGTGCTGTGCTGCACCATGATCACACATCAGGTTTCGTTACGAGGAGCTGCCCAGTGCTTCCTGTTGAACAGCGCCCTCTGTCTCACAGATGTG agcgCCGCAAGCCTAGATGACATCTTTAGTTTCCTGATGTATTTCCGTGCCGACGAGTCACTGTGCAGAGGGACGCACATCTGGAATCAG GTATGTGCCTGGCTATCGGACAACGAAGGCAGTTTCAAGCCCAGGATCGTGGACGGCGGTGATTCCGCTGGTTCTGccacaaagaaagaaactgtaAGAGGTTATGTTCAAGAGGAGATGCACGCCTATCTCCGAGTTCCAGCTAGCACAG GTCAGACTGAGAGGTTGCCTGACCCTAAAGAGGCCGATAAGTTGGCCAGGGCTATTCTGTTGTGTGTGGACATGGAGAAGAGTCGGCCTGGCACAGAGATCGGCAACACTCTGGAGTCATTactctctccactgctggaCACCCTGAGCAGAGTCAGCACCAACATCTACCTGCCTCTGCGCAAGAGTGACAAGAGCCTGCAGCTTGTGCTCCGACTGCTCCAGCTCGGACGGACGCCAAGAAGTGTCGGAGGGGAGCAAG GCGAGACCGCAATCGTTTCCATGGAGAAGCTAGTTTTTAAACTTGTCGACCCAATCCAGGACTTTATCTCGAGGCGGCTGTGTGGAGAGCTGCAGGAG CTATTTGACGTGGAGCGGGCCGAGCTGTATCTGAGTGTCCTGACGCAGCTGGTGGACATGTGCAGTTCTGCACCGCAGCACCATCTCAAAGTTGGGCAGAATTATATTCCTAAACTCATTAAGCACAGCCTCTGGGTCCTGCAGGAACCAAGCCAGCAG ATCCCTTCCGTGGCACACCAGGTTGCAAGAGCGGTTGCTATGGCGTCCCTGGCCACGGTTTGTGGTCTcgtggagcaggaagtgattgGCACGAGATCAGAGGCCATTTCTGCTCTGGAAGCCCTGAATGACTACTTCTACAGTTCACAGCCGTGTCAGTCATCACTGGGGAACTTCAACAAACGCCTGCTgaaaccacagacaggagactCTTTATG TGATCTGGGAGTGCCGGGTTCTCTGCTGCAGGACTGGGGACGTATCGCTGCCAGCTTTATGCGGGACCAGTGGATTTGTCTGAGCTTCCTGATTAAGGCGGTTGGGATTCCTGAGAGTTCCAGATCGCCGGACACTCTCAAAGCTGCGCTGAGCTGCAGTGTGGAGGCCCTGGCACTGCTACCCAGTGACCTGGTGCTGCCTGCGCTCGCCTATATGGAGACGGTGCTGCCACAA TTACTAATCCACGAGGAGGCGCTGTGTGTGGAGGCTGTGACTCTGAGCTGGGAGCTGGTGCAGGGACTGAGCAATAATGCCCACGACTTCTGGCCAGCCCTGAAAGGCTTTGTCTCCATGGCTTTCCACCATAAGGTGCTCGAGCTGTCCCACAGTCGCGCTCTGACACTTGTGGCCACCTTGAAACAG ATCGCCACCGAGCTCATCGAGCTGTCTCAGTCGAAAAGTGGAGTATTCGGAGTGCTGCTTCAACACTGTTGTCAGACGTGGTTGCCCGCAGACcgaggcggcggcagcagcgatGGAGCCGACACCGCATTTTCTAGTGTTTTCAGCCACATCAACATGCTCACTGAGGCCTGTGTCTATGGACCAGTGTTCAGAAGAGACCAACG GCTCATCCAGGACATTCAAACCTACGTGGAGCAGCTTGGCGAAGAGTGTGCTGGTGATGTCATAGTTACAAG tgATAACAGGGACGATCAGTTCCCCCGCACATGTGTGTTGGCTTTCCTCAGCCGCCTGGAGTCTTCTAATCTACAGCATGAAACACTGATGGAGGATCTAGTTATGGCTTTGTTGAAAAAG GATAATGACATATCAAAGTCAAAGGTGCGTTACTATAGCAACTCCCTGCAACATCGTGTCAAAAACAGAGTCTGgcaaacactgctgctgttgctgcccAAACTCAGAGAG gagtttGTCGCCACACTGCTGAACCGTGTGTTTGAAGCTGGATTCTGCAGCAATCAGGCTTCGGTCAAGTACCTGATCGAATGGATGATGATTCTGATCCTCGTTCGCCATCCAAAACACATGGACAGCTTCTGGGGCTGCTTCAGCATG GATCATGAAAAGACCAAGACGAGCGTCTGCACCTTCCTGTCAGTCCTCGTACATTTCAACATCATCCTTCCTCAACTCAAGGAGAAG gCAGCACAATTGCGTAAAGCGTTGGACATCATCCTGCAGTGGTGTTTCAACCACAACTTCAGCGTGCGCCTGTACGCCCTCCTGGCCCTGAAGAGGGTGTGGAGCTTGGCAGAGGCCCGGGCAGAGGAAGGGGCCGGTGGTTTGGGAGGGTTGTCCACCGTCATCAAGGCCTGTTTGAACCAGGCCGAGGCCATGCAAAGCACTGG AAACGCCAAGAAAAACTGGATAAGGATTCAGGAGCACTTCTTCTTTGGTGCGTTTCACCCTATCAGAGATCACAGTGTAGAG ACCATATTCCACACCTTTCCTAGTCTGTCAGAGTTGGCTGATGATGAGTGGATTCCACCATGGAAGTTTGAGAAGCTGGCGTGTTCCTCCGAAAGTCCATCTCTTCCCTTGACAAATCCTACTCCTGACCTGAGCCAGCTTCAGCCCGGAGACTGGATCCAGCAAGACAAAA GTGAGCAGGACAAGGAGGAGCGCTGGGCCGAGGTGCAGAAGAAGATCACTCCCTGGAGGTTGGGGATCCAGGAGCAGGAGCCCGAACTTCAGCTGATTCCACAGCAGAGGGCCGCTCGACTGGGCAAACTGCACGGCGCCCTGCTGGTGGTTGCCTCTCTCATAGACAAACCCACTAATTTAGGAG GTCTGTGCAGGACGTGTGAGATATTTGGTGCCAGTGCTCTGGTTCTGGATACCCTCCGCCACGTCGGTGACAAACTCTTCCAGTCCCTGAGCGTCTCGTCTGAGCTCTGGCTTCCTCTGTTGGAG GTGAAGCCGTTGGAGCTCAGTGACTTCCTGCAGGTGAAGAAGAGTGAAGGTTACTGTATTGTCGGAGTGGAGCAGACAGCCAACAGTCAGAGTCTCCAGGACTACAAGTTCCCTGAGAAGACCCTTTTACTTCTGGG CAATGAACGGGAAGGTATTCCTGCCAACCTGCTCCAGATGTTGGATGTTTGTGTGGAGATCCCTCAACAAGGGGTCATCCGCTCCCTCAACGTGCATGTGAGCGCCGCCCTGCTGATTTGGGAATACACGCGGCAGCATCTCGCCTCCGGTTCAGCTGAAGTGGACGCGAAGcgcagctga